Proteins from a genomic interval of Lolium perenne isolate Kyuss_39 chromosome 1, Kyuss_2.0, whole genome shotgun sequence:
- the LOC127317187 gene encoding histone H2B.1-like, protein MAPKAEKKPAAKKPVEEEPAAEKAEKAPAAKKPKAGKSLPAGKTAAKEGGEKRGRKKGKKSVETYKIYIFKVLKQVHPDIGISSKAMSIMNSFINDIFEKLAGEAAKLARYNKKPTITSREIQTSVRLVLPGELAKHAVSEGTKAVTKFTSS, encoded by the coding sequence ATGGCCCCCAAGGCTGAGAAGAAGCCGGCGGCGAAGAAGCCcgtggaggaggagccggcggcgGAGAAGGCCGAGAAGGCGCCTGCCGCGAAGAAGCCCAAGGCCGGGAAGAGCCTCCCGGCGGGGAAGACCGCCGCCAAGGAGGGCGGCGAGAAGAGGGGCcgcaagaagggcaagaagagcgTCGAGACCTACAAGATCTACATCTTCAAGGTGCTCAAGCAGGTCCACCCCGACATCGGCATCTCCTCCAAGGCCATGTCCATCATGAACTCCTTCATCAACGACATCTTTGAGAAgttggccggcgaggccgccaagcTCGCCCGCTACAACAAGAAGCCCACCATCACCTCCCGGGAGATCCAGACCTCCGTCCGCCTCGTCCTCCCCGGCGAGCTCGCCAAGCACGCCGTCTCTGAGGGCACCAAGGCCGTAACCAAGTTCACCTCCTCTTAG